Part of the Micromonospora inyonensis genome, TCGATACGCCGGACCACGTCGTTGAAGTCGTCGAGGTCGATCGGCTTGGTCACGTACGCGTTGGCCTGGAGGGTGTAGCTGCCCACGATGTCGGTGTCCGCGTTGGAGGTGGTCAGCACGACGATCGGAATGGTGCGCAGGTCGTCGTCGCTCTTGACCGCCCCGAGCACCTGCCGACCGTCCATCCGGGGCATGTTCAGGTCGAGCAGGATGACGTCCGGACGCTGGGCCTCGGTGTGACGGCCCTCCTGACGGAGGAACTCCATCGCCTCCTGACCGTCGCCGACGACGTCGATGACCTTCTCGACGTCGGAGTCCTCCAACGCCTCCTCGATCATCAGGACGTCACCCGGGTCGTCGTCCACCACGAGGATGCGGACCGGTCCGGACCTGTCTGCGCCCATGACTACCTACCTCTGTGTGGTGGTGGGACGGTGACCGGATGATCACCTGCCGGCGGGGAATCTAACCGATCAGCGGTAGGCGTGCGACGCCGGGTCGGCGGTGGGGTCGTACCGGAACACGTCGGCCAGACCGGTCATCCGCAGCACCCGTGCCACCCGCCCGGTGGCACCGGTGAGCCGCAGCCAGCCCCCGACCGCGGCGCACGCGTTGTCGCCCCGGACGAAGGCGGCGATCCCGGTGGAGTCGCAGAAGGTCAGGTCAGCCAGGTCGACCAGGAGCTGGACCTGCCCGTCGGAGAGGAGGTGATCGATCGTCGCGGCCAGTTGGGGCGCGGTGTTCAGGTCGAGTTCACCGGCGAGCCGCAGCCGGACTCCTCCGCCATCCCGCTGGGCGTGCGTGACGGTGAACGTCAACGTGTTCCCTCTCGATCCGGCCACAGGCGGATGCTTGCGGTGGAGCAAGTATAAGCAGGTCCGGGGAGCGCGACGCCACCGACGTTTCAGGGTCGGCTGACCGCCGGGGAGGCGGCCGCCACGGCACGTCCCGCGTCGAGAAACCGGCCCGCCCGGGGAAAGTCCCGCAGCGACTGCTGGAAATAGGCCAGCGTCAGCTCCACCGAGGCGGCCGGAACGCCCCGGCTGGTGAGGATCATGGCCAGCCAGTCGACGAACTCGGTGAAGAGGTCGCCGTCGTCGACGTAGACCGCGGCGGCGAGGAAGTCGACGATGTAGCCGAGGTCGCTGATGGTGGAGTCGAGCTGGACGGCGGTGTAGTCGGCCATCTGCGGAAACCGGTCCCGCAGGTGGGACAGGGCCGAGTCGATCAGCTCGGCGCGCCGCCGCAGCAGGCCGGCGTACTCGTCGTCGGCCAGGTGTGCCAGGTCGGCGGCGGGCACCCGCCGCAGTGCGCGCTCGTCGGCGACGAGCGCCGCGGCTGCCGGGGCGTCGGGCGCCCACGCCACTCCCAGCCGCCGGGCCCACCGCCCGCCCGCCCCGAAGCCGCGACCGCCGACCAGCACCGGCACGTCGGCGCGGCGGCAGGTCTCGATCATGCGGTGCGCGTACGGGAGCCGCATCGGCAGCGCACAGGCCAGGGCGACCGCGTGCGCGTCGTACCGCTGGAGGTACGCCACCAGGTGCGCGGCGGGCACGCTCGCGCCGAGGAAGGTGACCTGCCAGCCGCGCAGTCGCAGGACCTCGGCCACCAGCCGGGCCGGCAGGCCGTGCCACTCCCCGTCCATGCAGGCCACCACGACGTGGCCGTGGACCGGGCGGGGGCTGGCCGACGAGGAGACCGCGGCGACCACTCGCTCACTGATGTGCGTCGCGGCGTGTTCCTGCGCCACGCTCCACTCGTTGCGCGCCCAGCGCTCCCCCACCTCCGCCTGGGCCGGAGCGACCAGGTCGAGCATGATCCGCTCGGCGGGCACCCCGTCGGCGAGCAGGTCCATCGCCACGTCCACCGCCGCGTACTCGTCGGCGCCCTCCAGACAGTGGAGGTACGCCGGGTAGCCGGCGGTCAGGTCGGCGCGGGCGGCGGCGCTGGTCACGATCGTCACGTCCTCGGGTGTCGGTGTCCCGAGCCGACCGGCTGCGGGACGGCAGCGGTGCCGGCCGGGTCGGGCACGGCGTGCAGGTGCCGGGAGACACGGGTGGCGCCGAGCGCCCGCATCGCCAGCACCGCGATGTCGTCGTGGTCGCCATGGGCGAGCCAGTCCCCGGTGACCTGCTCGATCCGTTCGGCCAGCGCGGGCGCCGGCATCCGCTGGCACCCGGTGATGGCGTGCACCAGCCGGTCCACGCCGAACAGCTCGTCGCCCCGCCGACCGCCCCGGGCCTCGGTGACACCGTCGCTGTAGAGCAGGCAGGTCTCGCCGGGAGCGAGCCGGACCGTCACCTCGCCGATCCGGGGGTCGGGCACCACGCCGATCAGCATGCCGCTGAGGGCGACCGGCTCCACCTCACCGGAGGCGCGCAGCAGCAGCGGCGGCAGGTGGCCGCCGCCGGCCATGGTGAGCGACAGACCCCCGTCGCGCAGCGGCCGGACCACCCCGAGCACCATGGTGGCGAACCGGCCCTGACCGTTGGCGAGGGTGGTTTCCAGCAGCGCGTCGTTGAGCAGCCGCAGCAACCGGGCGGGCTGGAACTCCACCCGGTGCAACGCCTGGAGGCACTGGCGGAGCTGACCGGTGAAGACGGCCGCCTCCACACCCTTTCCGGAGACGTCACCGAGATAGAACAGGCAACCTCCGTCGGGCAGCCGGTGGGCGCCGTAGAAGTCCCCGCCGATACGGAGTCCGGCCTGGGCCGGGCGGTAGGCGGTACCCCACTGCACCCCGGTCGCCTCGATCGGTTCGACCGGCAGCAGGCTCGCCTGGAGGGTGTCGGCCACCTCGGCCTGGTCGCGGTAGAGCACCGCCGAGGTCAGTGCCGCACCGGCCCGGGAGGCGAAGGCGCGGACCAGGTCCACGTCGGCCTCGTCGTAGGAGCGGGTCGCCCGGCGGGCGACGAGCAGCACGCCCGTCGGCGTGCCCCGGCCGGGCAGCGGCACCAGCCGGGCGCAGACGTCCGGCACCGCCAGCCCCGGCAGCCAGCCGGCCTCGGCCGCCTGTTCGACGAGCCAGTCGACCGTGTGCGGCTCTACCCCGGCGAGTCCCTCGTCGATCGCGGGCGGCAGTTCGGCGGCGCCGAGGACGCCGCTGTCCACCGCGGGCACGTCCTCGTCCGTGCGGGCGGCCCGCCACCAGCGGATCCGACCGGCACGTGGCGCGAGAACCAGCACCGCCACGTCACCCAGGGTGGGTACGGCGAGCCGGACGGTGGCCGCCGCCGCCCGGTCAGGGTGCAGCGGGTTACCGAGCTTCTCGCCGGCGGTGGCGAGGAACGCCGACCGGGCCCGTTCGGCCAGCAGGGCGTCCGCCCGGCTGACACTTTCGGTGACGTCCTCGACGTACCGGCAGCAGCGGCCGCCGGTGAGCGGCACCTGACGGACCCGCAACCGCCGGTCGTGGTGGGTGAACTCGACCGGATCGTCGGCGGCGGCGAACGCCGCCACCCCGGCCGCGGCCAGCACCTCACCGACGGTCACCTCGGGAAGCAGCCGCTCGGCGACCGGGCTGAGGTGGCGCACCACCCCGGCGGGGTCACAGACGACGAAACCCTCACGGAAGTGTTCGACGACCTCGGACCAGTCGGGCTCGGTGGCCGCGCGGTCCGGATCCAGGGAGGGCAGGGGCTGCGCAGGGCGGTGCGAGACGTCGGCGGCCCATGCCGGAGTCCGTGCGGCACCCGGCGTGGAGATCCGTCCGTCGCCCGGGTCGCAGTCCCTGACGTCGGCAGCAGTCACCAGCTAGGCCCCACTCCTTCTCGACACCCTCGCTCCGCCGGCCACGGCATGTGTGATCCAATCTCTTCGCCCCAGCCTACGCCGGTATACCGGTAACGCCACCCGTAGGCGGTGTCGGCGTACCGCGCGGAAGACTCCGGGGGTTGTTACGATTCCGAGAAACTGCCTGACCGGCAGCCCTGCGGAGAGGCGTGGTACCGGTGCCCCAGCGGAGGAAACCCGAATCGACACCACTGACGATGTCGATCGACGACTCCGACTCCATGGCGCCGCTGGTCACCGTCGCGGGCGACCTGGACTTCACCACCGCCCTGCCGCTGCGCACCGCCCTCGACCACCTGCTGGCCGCCCGTCCACCCACCATCGTGCTGGACTTCGGTGGCCTGCTCTTCATCGACAGCACCGGACTCGCGGTGATCGTGCACGCGTGGCGTGAGGGGCGCCAGAACGGCACCGTCATCCGGCTCCGCGCCATCCCCCGGTTCCTGGAGACCATCCTCGACATCACCGGGGTCAGCGGACTGCTGGCCCGGACGGCCCACGAGGACGAGTGCGAACGGCCCACCGCACCGGCCTGACCTGGGCCCCCCGGGGTTTCCCGGCCGACACCACCTGGGAACATGGTGCAGATGCCACGCCAGCTGTTGACTATCGAGGTCAGCCGGGCCGCAGCCCGGCACGCAGTGCTGCGGCTGACCGGCGAACTCGACTTCGACACCGCGCCGGAGCTGATCTGGGCGGCCAACCAGGTCCGGGCCGAGGGGCACGACGAGCTCACCGTCGACCTGACCCACGTCACGCTCTGCGACTCCTCCGGGCTGAGCGCCATCGTCGTGCTCTACCGCGACACGGCGTGGACGGTCCGACTCACCGGCATGAACCGGCAGGTCCAGCACCTACTGACCCGGACGGGTCTCGCCGAACTGCTGGCCGGTTCGCGCCCCGACGAGGACGAGAGGGCGGGCCTCGGTCCCGACGGCCAGGTCCGCGAGGTCGGCTGACCGACCCCGACCGGATCCGGGTCAACCCACGGTGACGGCCTGCGACGCGACCGGGAGGCGCCGCCCCTCGGGCTCGGGCAGGAGGTCGTCCGGTCGTCCGGCCTCGGGAGCCTGGAAGAGATAGCGGACGAACGTCGCACCCGCCTCGTTGTCCTCCGCCCCCGGCCACTGCCCCGCGCAGTCGACGCCGATCACCTCACGACCGGCGCCGTCGGCCTCCTCGAGCAGCGCCCAGACGGTCACCGGATAGCAACGGGTGGCGTCCGGGGCGAGTTGCCAGCGGGCGTACCACCCGGGTCGCGCGGGGACGATCTCGACGATTCGCTTCATGACGACCTTCCCTTCCGCGTACCTCGGAAGTTCTCACGGTCCGCTCCTGATCGTGCGCCCCGGCGGGGTGAGCGCCCGTCACCCCGGCGAGATGAACCCGGCGAACGACGGCCCGCCGCCGGCCGCCGGCCCGGTTTCGGGTCGCGCGGGGCCGGGAAGCCGCCGGGAGCGAGCCGACACAGGAAGTGAGGTCAGCGGATGAGGAAGCAGATGGAGGGGGACAACCAGCGGCGCCGGGTCCTCGCCCGGCAGGCCCGGGAACGCGGCCGGCAGCCCAGCAGCGACGCCGCCACCCTCGGCGCCTCCAAGCAGCTCACCCACCTCGACCGGGGCAAGCGGGCGGGTCCACCGCCGGCCGGCGTCCACAAACCGGACAGCAGCCGGGGCGGTCCGATGCCGCCGTCGGCCGGTCGCCCACCCGCCGCGCGGCCGGCGCCCCGTCCGGGTCCGGGCACACCCGGAGCCATCGGTCTGGGGTACCGGGAACTGGTGGGCGACGTCAGTCGCCGGACCGGGGTGGACTTCCGCGAGGCCAAGGTCGGCGCGGAGGCGACCGTGCTGGTGCTGGCCCGGGCCCTGGCGGAGGCGGACCGGCAACGACTGCTGCGTGCGGTACCGGTGTCGCTGCACGACGTGACCCCGATCGACGGGGTCGAACCGCACCGCGACCTGCCGGGCTTCCTGACCGAGGTGGCCCGGATCAGTGGCCGGACCCCGGAACAGGCCCGTTACCAGGCCGAGGCGACCATGGCCGCGCTGGCCGCTCGGGACGGACGTCTGGTGGCGTCGTTGGGCGTACCGGAAGGGCTTCGTGACCTGCTCGAACCGCCTGCGGCCGGGGGCGGCCTGGTCGGGACCACCGGGGCGGACGCGCCGCTGACCGCGGACGAACTGCGTGCCGCCCTGGCCGACCTGCCCTACTGGTCGGCGCGGGGCCCGGCGCTGTCGCGGAGCATCGCGCTGCCCCCGTCGAACCTGGACCGGGTCCTCGACCGGATCGACCAGCTGCGCCGCGACACCGGGCGGGGGCCGACGATCGCCCGGGAGACCAGCTCCAGCGCGGTGCTCACCGTGCGGAGCCGGCAGACGGACGCGGTCACCGCGCGCGTCGTCGACCTGGCCCACCGGGTCGACGACGCGATCGAGGAGGCGGGCGCGGGCATGGCCGGTTGAGCCGTCCCCCTTCGGCCGGAGCAGCCGGTCGAACCGTCCCGCCCGTGGGTGGGCGGAGCGGTCGCTCCGCCCACGGGGTGTGCGCCGCCGGCCGTCACCGGGCGGCCGTCGGTGGACGGACCGGCACCGCCCGGACGTCGGCCCGCCCCGTCGGGTCGGCTACCGTGCCCGTCGTGGACGGGGGCGACGGACCGGTACTGGTGGTGGACCCGACCCGCCGGACCGGGCGCACCCTGCTCGCGGCGGGCGTCGAGCAGTCGTACGTCGACGTCGCCGACCCGACCCACCTGCGGTTCGAGTACGTGCGGCGGATGGCGGCCGTGCTCGACCTCGCGGCCCCGTCCGGCGTACCGCTGCGGGCGCTGCACCTCGGCGGCGGCGCACTGACCCTGCCCCGCTACCTGGCCGCCACCCGGCCCGGGTCGCCGCAGCTGGTGGTGGAGCGGGATCCGACCCTGCTCGACCTGGTCGTACGGGAGCTGCCCCCGCCACCGGGGGTCCGGACCGAGGTCGGCGACGCGCGGGGCGCCCTAGCCGGGCAACCGGCCGGCGGGTACGACGTGGTGCTCGCCGACGTCTACTCCGGGGCCCGGATGCCGGCGCACGTATGCACCGTCGAGTTCGTCGCCGAGGTGGCCCGTGCCCTGCACCCGGACGGGATCTACCTGGTCAACCTGACCGACCTGCCACCGCTGGTCTTCTCCCGGGTGCAGGCGGCCACGCTCGGCACGGTCTTCGCCGAGGTCTGCCTGGTCGCCGCCCGACGGATGCTCAGCGGCCGGCGGTACGGCAACGTCGTGCTCGCCGCCGCCGCGCGGCCCGGCCGCCTCCCGGTACGCCGGCTCGCCGCCCGGGTGGCCCGGGATCCGCTGCCCGGCACGGTGCGGCACGGCCCGGAGCTGGCCGCCTTCGTGGCCGGCGCGGCACCGGCCACCGACGCGGGCTGAGCGTCGGTCGTTTCCCTGCGCCCGGATCGGGTAGCCGCGCCGGATGAGCAGCCCGGACGACCGGCTCACCGTCCGCCGGGTGGCCATCGTCCTCGGTCTGGTGCTGGCCACTCTGCTCGGGCTGGCGCTGCTCTGGGCCGTCCGCCGGGTACTGGTCTGGATCCTGCTGGCCGCTTTCCTCGCCGCTGCCCTGAAGCCGGCGGTGGACCACCTGCAACGTCGGTTCGTCCGACGACGGACGGTTGCCACGCTGCTGGTGTTCCTCGCGGCATTCGCGCTGATCGCCGGCGTCGGAGCGCTGATCGTGGTGCCGCTGGTGGACGAGGTGGCCCGGTTCGTCGAGCGAACACCGGAGTTCGTCCGGGACATCCGCGCGGGACGGGGGCGGCTCAGTGAGCTGGTGGACCGGATCGGACTGCGCCGGTACGCCGAAACCCACGGCGAGCAGCTCCAGGAGTACGGCGACCGGTTACGGCAACCGGCCCTGGGCCTGGTGCGCGGGGCGCTGGAGGCGGTGGTCGGGACGATCACCGTGGGGGTGCTGGCGTACCTGATGGTGCTGGAGTCGCCCCGGATGGGTACCGCGCTGCTCGCCCTGACCGGGGACCGGGTCGGCGCCCGGTGGTGTCTCGTCGGCCGGGAGTGCGCCCGTACGGTCACCGGCTACGTCACCGGGAACCTGGTGATCAGTCTTGTCTGTGGCGGCCTGAGCTTCGTCGTCCTGGCCGCGCTGGGCGTCCCGTTCGCCGCCGTGATCGCCCTGGTGGTCGCGGTCGCGGACCTGGTGCCGTTGGTGGGGGCGACGATAGGCGCGGTGGTAGCCGCCGGGGCGGCGTTCATGCACTCCCCCACCGCCGGCATCGTCACGGTGGTCTTCTTCGTGCTCTACCAGCAGGTGGAGAACCATCTGCTGCAACCGGTGGTCATGAGCCGGGCGGTCCGGCTGAACCCGCTGACGGTGCTGGTCAGCGTGCTGCTCGCGGCCGAGCTCGCCGGCCTGGTCGGTGCGCTGCTGGCGATCCCGGCGGCCGGGATCCTCCAGGTCCTGCTCCGGACAGCCGACCTTCCCCGGCTGCTCCACCGAGGGAGGAGGTGAGCAGGCGGCGCGGCGGCGCCCACAGCGGGGCGCCGCCGCCCGTCGACGAGAGCGCGGTGCGCCCACCCGGCTCACGGACGCCGGAGCGCCACCTCGGGTGACGAACTCTCCAGCGGCACGGCGTTCGCCGGCACCAGGCCGAGTTGCACGGCGGGACGGGGCAGGGCGGCGTCGAGCATCCAGTCGGCGCCGATCCGGGCCCGGTTGCCGGGCATGGCGAACAGGTGGTATCCCCGGGTGACCGCCTTCGCCGGCGGCCCGGACAGGGACACCTTGAGCGGGTTCGCCGCCGCGTCCCAGCCCCCCAGGTCGACCACCCAGCCCAGGTCGTGGTGCTTGTACGGCTTGCGCCGTCCCTGCCCGTACGAGGCGGCGATGTTGTGGGCGACCAGTTTGCCCTGCCGCTGGGCGTGCTGCGCGGTCATCGCGCAGATGCCGCCGGGCCGGGTCAGGTCCGGTACGGCAGCGGCGTCACCGCACGCGTAGACCTCGGGGAACCCGGGGACGCCGAGGTACTCGTCGACCACCAGCCGGCCCTTCTCGGTGCGCAGCCCCAGGTCGGCGACGAAGGGGTCCGGCCGGACGCCGACGCACCAGACCAGCGTGCAGGTGGGTACGTAGTCGCCGTCGGTGAGCCGCACCCCGTCGGCGGTGGCCTCGGCCACCGAGGTGCCCATCCGCACGTCGACACCGCGCCGGGTGAGCACCCGCTGGGCGGTGTCGGACATCCGCTGATCCAGCTCGGGCAGGACCCGGTCGGCGACGTCCAGCAGCAGCCAGCGGGGACGGACGGTCAGCCCGGCCCGCGTGGCGGCGAGTTGGTCGGTGAAGAGCTGGCCGTGCGCGGCGACCTCGGTGCCGGTGTAGCCGGCCCCGACCACGACGAAGGTGGCGCGGCTCTGCTGCTCGGCCGGGTCGGCGGCCTGCTCGGCCAGTTCGATCTGGCGGACCACGTGGTCGTGCAGGAAGAGCGCCTCCGGCAGGCCCCGGAAGCCGTGCGCGTACTCGGTCACGCCGGGGATCGGCAGCAGCTTGTTGACGCTGCCGACGGCGAGCACCAGGCGGTCGTAGGCCAGCTGCCCCCGGTCCCCCTCGGGCTGGGTGAAGCCGACCCAGCGGTTGTGCAGGTCCACCTGGTCGGCCTCGCCGATGATCACGCGGACCCCGTCGAGAGTGCCGTTGAGCGGCACCGAGACCCGCCTCGGCTCCACCACCCCGGCGGCCACCTCGGGCAGCAGCGGGAGGTAGAGGAAGTAGTCCGTGGAGTTCAGCACCACGATCTCGGCCCGGCCCCGGGCGAGCCGGGACAGGGTCTTCGCCGCGTGGTAACCGGCGAACCCGGCTCCCACGATCACCACACGAGGTTTCGTCATGTCCGCTGCCCTTCCCGCCGTCGAGGCGGACAAACCTGGCAGGTCGCCGTCGCCACCGGACCGTCGGCTGCCGGTCACCGGCCCGTCGCCCGGTGGACAGCGACACCGGTCATCGTCGTCACCGCAGGGCGCGGCCACGGCGCCGACAGCGGTTCCGCCCGACCGGATGAACCGCACACTGAGCCGCCTGACCTGCGGGAAGCTGGATTCGGGCCACGTCGGGGCGTCCGGCGCACGTCCACTGCCCGTATCCGGGGCGGTCGTCGACCGCCCCGGCGCCAGAAGGAGGGCACCGTGCAACCCGACGTCAGCGTCGTCGTCCCGGTCTACGACACCATGCCGTACCTGCGGGCGTGCCTGGCGTCGCTGCTCGGTCAGACGATCGGCCACCAGCGGATGGAGATCATCGCGGTCGACGACGGCTCCACCGACGGCGGCGGGCGGCTGCTGGACCAGCTCGCCGCGCGGTACCCGGACACCGTGCGGGTGCGGCACCAGGCCAACTCGGGCGGCCCGGCCAACCCCTGCAACCGGGGTCTGGAACTGGCCACCGGACGGTACGTGTTCTTCGTCGGCTCCGACGACCGGCTCGGCCCGGAGGCCCTGGAACGCCTGGTCGCGGGTGCCGACCGGTACACCTCGGACGTGGTGGCGGGCCGGGCGGTGGGGGTCAACAGCCGGCACATGTTCCAGGAGATCTTCGCCGAGAGCCGGGTCGACGTCGACCTGTTCGACTCGGCGCTGCCCTGGTCGCTGGCGAACATCAAGCTGTTCCGCCGGGACCTGGTCGAACGCCACCACCTGCGCTTCCACGAGGACATGCCGATCCTCAGCGATCAGCCGTTCACGCTGGAGGCCTGCTACCGCGCCCGGCGCGTCTCGGTGCTGGCCGACTACGACTACTACCACGCGGTACGCCGGCTGGACGCCCGCAACATCACCTACCGCAGCCGGCTGGAGCAACGGTTGCGCTGCGTGGAACTGCTGGTCGACCGGGTGGCCGAGCTGATCCCGGCGGGCAAGCAGCGCGACGCGGTGCTGCGCCGGCACTTCGGCCTGGAGGTGGCCCACCTGGTCGGCGACGACCTGCCCCGGTTGGACGACCCGACCCGGGAGCGGGTGTACGGGGTGGTCCGGCGGCTGGTGGACCGTTACCTCACCGACGACCTGCGCGACGCGCTCGACATCGAGACCCGGCTACGGCTCTCCGCCGTCGCCGGGGGCGGGTTGGACGACCTGCTCACCGTGATCACGCAGGACGCCGAGCGGGGTGTCCCGCCGACCGTCATGGCCGGGAACCGCTGGCACGCCGGCTACCCCGGGGTAGGGCTGCCCGCCTGGACCGACGTGACCGGGGTCCGCGCCGACTGGCTGGCCCGCCTGGACGCGGTCGCGGTGCGCTGGGAGGGCAACCGCAGCCTGACCGTCACCGCCCGCAGCCCTCACCCCGACCTGGGCCGACTCGTCGGCGGGCCGATCCGCGTGCGCGCCGGCCAGATCCCCGGCGACACCCTCGACGTGTCGCCCGACGCGCGGGGCAGCCTGGTGCGGGTCCGCTTCCCGGTGGACCGGCTGCTCGCCGGCAGCGCCACGACCGGGCAGCGCCACCCGCTGCGGGTCGAGGTCGACGGGACGGACGGTCGGGGTACCGCCGCGCTGCGCGCTCCCGGGCTGGCCCCGGCACGCCCCCGGATCCGCCGGCACGGCACCCGGCTGTACGCGGTCACCACCAGCCTCGACGCCCGGACCGGGCACCTGGTGCTGGCGGTGGTGCCGGTGACCGCGGCCCGGCTGGCCGCCCGGTTGCGCCGCGGGGGACGCTGAGCGGGACGGCCCGGTGGGCTGGCCGGGCTGGGCCGCGTGCCGGGTCGGGCGGTACCGTCGGGCCCGGACAGTGGAGTTCACCGACGGTGGAGGCGACCACGGCCAGGGAGCAGGGACGCACGCTCATCGCGTCCAACAGGAAGGCGCGCCACGACTACGCGATCCTCAAGACGTACGAGGCGGGCATCGTGCTGGTCGGCACGGAGGTCAAGTCGCTGCGGGCCGGGCGGGCGTCGCTGGTCGACGCGTTCGCCCAGGAACGCGACGGCGAGATCCTGCTGTACGGGCTGCACATCGCCGAGTACGGCTTCGGCTCGTGGACCAACCACGCGCCCCGGCGCACCCGCAAGCTGCTGCTGCACCGGGTGGAGATCGCCCGGATCCTGGAGAGGCTCCGCGACGGCGGGTCGACCCTCGTGCCGCTGTCGATGTACTTCGAGAACGGCTGGGCGAAGGTCGAACTGGCCCTGGCACGTGGGAAGAAGTCGTACGACAAGCGCCAGGCGCTGGCCGAGCGGGACGCCAACCGGGAGATCGCCCGCGAGCTGGGCCGGCACCTCAAGGGCCGGGGCCGGGGCCGAACCGAACCCCGTCGGTGACCATGCCGCCGCACGTCGACACGTTGATCTGGAATGGGTTCCCGCCGTAGATTTGGGCACCAGCAGTGAGGAGCGCGGATGCGGACCATCGACTGGCGGGACGGGCGGATCGTCGCGATCGACCAGACCCGACTGCCGCACGAGGTCGAGTTCCTGGAGATCGAGACCATCGAGGCGCTGGTCGCCGCAATCCGGTCGCTGGCGATCCGGGGGGCACCGGCGATCGGCGTCGCCGGGGCGCTGGGGGTGGCCCTGGCCGCCCGCCTCCACGGTGACGACCCGGCCGAACTGCACCGGGCCGTCGACGCGGTCCGGGCGGCCCGTCCCACCGCGGTCAACCTCGCCTGGGGTGTGGACCGGGTGCGCGCGCGACTGGACGCCGACGGCACGGAGGCCGCGCTGACCGAGGCGCTGGCCGTGCTGGAGGAGGACGCCCGCTGCTGCCGGGAACTCAGCGAGCGGGGTGCCCGCTGGCTGGTCGAGACGGTCGGGCCGACGGTGGCGGTGCAGACCCACTGCAACGCCGGAGCGCTGGCCACCGTCGAGTGGGGCACCGCGCTGGGCGTGGTGCGTTCCCTCCAGCAGCACGGCGCGCTGGGCCACGTCTACGCCTCGGAGACCCGCCCCCTGCTCCAGGGGGCACGCCTGACCGTGTGGGAGCTGGCGCAGATCGGCGCGCCGCACACCCTGGTGGTGGAC contains:
- a CDS encoding STAS domain-containing protein, with amino-acid sequence MPRQLLTIEVSRAAARHAVLRLTGELDFDTAPELIWAANQVRAEGHDELTVDLTHVTLCDSSGLSAIVVLYRDTAWTVRLTGMNRQVQHLLTRTGLAELLAGSRPDEDERAGLGPDGQVREVG
- a CDS encoding STAS domain-containing protein, with protein sequence MAGSRGNTLTFTVTHAQRDGGGVRLRLAGELDLNTAPQLAATIDHLLSDGQVQLLVDLADLTFCDSTGIAAFVRGDNACAAVGGWLRLTGATGRVARVLRMTGLADVFRYDPTADPASHAYR
- a CDS encoding response regulator → MGADRSGPVRILVVDDDPGDVLMIEEALEDSDVEKVIDVVGDGQEAMEFLRQEGRHTEAQRPDVILLDLNMPRMDGRQVLGAVKSDDDLRTIPIVVLTTSNADTDIVGSYTLQANAYVTKPIDLDDFNDVVRRIDEFFGRVVVLPKRS
- a CDS encoding cobalamin B12-binding domain-containing protein translates to MTIVTSAAARADLTAGYPAYLHCLEGADEYAAVDVAMDLLADGVPAERIMLDLVAPAQAEVGERWARNEWSVAQEHAATHISERVVAAVSSSASPRPVHGHVVVACMDGEWHGLPARLVAEVLRLRGWQVTFLGASVPAAHLVAYLQRYDAHAVALACALPMRLPYAHRMIETCRRADVPVLVGGRGFGAGGRWARRLGVAWAPDAPAAAALVADERALRRVPAADLAHLADDEYAGLLRRRAELIDSALSHLRDRFPQMADYTAVQLDSTISDLGYIVDFLAAAVYVDDGDLFTEFVDWLAMILTSRGVPAASVELTLAYFQQSLRDFPRAGRFLDAGRAVAAASPAVSRP
- a CDS encoding SpoIIE family protein phosphatase, with product MTAADVRDCDPGDGRISTPGAARTPAWAADVSHRPAQPLPSLDPDRAATEPDWSEVVEHFREGFVVCDPAGVVRHLSPVAERLLPEVTVGEVLAAAGVAAFAAADDPVEFTHHDRRLRVRQVPLTGGRCCRYVEDVTESVSRADALLAERARSAFLATAGEKLGNPLHPDRAAAATVRLAVPTLGDVAVLVLAPRAGRIRWWRAARTDEDVPAVDSGVLGAAELPPAIDEGLAGVEPHTVDWLVEQAAEAGWLPGLAVPDVCARLVPLPGRGTPTGVLLVARRATRSYDEADVDLVRAFASRAGAALTSAVLYRDQAEVADTLQASLLPVEPIEATGVQWGTAYRPAQAGLRIGGDFYGAHRLPDGGCLFYLGDVSGKGVEAAVFTGQLRQCLQALHRVEFQPARLLRLLNDALLETTLANGQGRFATMVLGVVRPLRDGGLSLTMAGGGHLPPLLLRASGEVEPVALSGMLIGVVPDPRIGEVTVRLAPGETCLLYSDGVTEARGGRRGDELFGVDRLVHAITGCQRMPAPALAERIEQVTGDWLAHGDHDDIAVLAMRALGATRVSRHLHAVPDPAGTAAVPQPVGSGHRHPRT
- a CDS encoding STAS domain-containing protein; amino-acid sequence: MSIDDSDSMAPLVTVAGDLDFTTALPLRTALDHLLAARPPTIVLDFGGLLFIDSTGLAVIVHAWREGRQNGTVIRLRAIPRFLETILDITGVSGLLARTAHEDECERPTAPA
- a CDS encoding AI-2E family transporter is translated as MSSPDDRLTVRRVAIVLGLVLATLLGLALLWAVRRVLVWILLAAFLAAALKPAVDHLQRRFVRRRTVATLLVFLAAFALIAGVGALIVVPLVDEVARFVERTPEFVRDIRAGRGRLSELVDRIGLRRYAETHGEQLQEYGDRLRQPALGLVRGALEAVVGTITVGVLAYLMVLESPRMGTALLALTGDRVGARWCLVGRECARTVTGYVTGNLVISLVCGGLSFVVLAALGVPFAAVIALVVAVADLVPLVGATIGAVVAAGAAFMHSPTAGIVTVVFFVLYQQVENHLLQPVVMSRAVRLNPLTVLVSVLLAAELAGLVGALLAIPAAGILQVLLRTADLPRLLHRGRR
- a CDS encoding DUF2267 domain-containing protein, which gives rise to MRKQMEGDNQRRRVLARQARERGRQPSSDAATLGASKQLTHLDRGKRAGPPPAGVHKPDSSRGGPMPPSAGRPPAARPAPRPGPGTPGAIGLGYRELVGDVSRRTGVDFREAKVGAEATVLVLARALAEADRQRLLRAVPVSLHDVTPIDGVEPHRDLPGFLTEVARISGRTPEQARYQAEATMAALAARDGRLVASLGVPEGLRDLLEPPAAGGGLVGTTGADAPLTADELRAALADLPYWSARGPALSRSIALPPSNLDRVLDRIDQLRRDTGRGPTIARETSSSAVLTVRSRQTDAVTARVVDLAHRVDDAIEEAGAGMAG
- a CDS encoding spermidine synthase, yielding MDGGDGPVLVVDPTRRTGRTLLAAGVEQSYVDVADPTHLRFEYVRRMAAVLDLAAPSGVPLRALHLGGGALTLPRYLAATRPGSPQLVVERDPTLLDLVVRELPPPPGVRTEVGDARGALAGQPAGGYDVVLADVYSGARMPAHVCTVEFVAEVARALHPDGIYLVNLTDLPPLVFSRVQAATLGTVFAEVCLVAARRMLSGRRYGNVVLAAAARPGRLPVRRLAARVARDPLPGTVRHGPELAAFVAGAAPATDAG